A genomic stretch from uncultured Cohaesibacter sp. includes:
- the tsaE gene encoding tRNA (adenosine(37)-N6)-threonylcarbamoyltransferase complex ATPase subunit type 1 TsaE, whose translation MADQTFSSSHNDSDWSFTFDQLSEAASAALAADIAPLLAAGDVLALEGDLGMGKSFFARALLRARADDPLMEVPSPTFTLVQGYDIASGDETLELFHFDLYRISDSEELYEIGFEEAWETGAALVEWPDRADYLMPASTLWLSFVPSQSDEARRLTLSGNASWGERLERLCAKRQLLIEAGWGDAQRKPMASDLSPRSYDRVRHAADMTVESNETAPANSDAQEDLNGPHTAILMDMPEREPGPQLADGRLYDQAAHRVTKLAPMLSISEGLESLGLRIPERYGVAVDKGLMLWEDFGAMTLAEGPETPVEARYMATVTALAALHQQPLPDAFDGSGGHHVLSRYDKAAFEVELDVFLDHYWPHIHGQPCPQDKRADFKALWSPLLDRLVEAELALVLRDVQNPNCFWLEAEKDGGRIGFIDFQDCLIGPSAYDLAALCMDARVTIPGSLAHAMLEHYKAIRALDKAQRTAFDAAYHLAAAQRISKNLGAFARAANQAGRTSYLSHIPRSLAYLARSMDHPLLKTLHDWYQAEQLIPLSSV comes from the coding sequence ATGGCTGACCAAACATTCTCTTCTTCCCATAACGACTCTGATTGGTCCTTCACATTTGACCAGTTATCTGAAGCAGCAAGCGCGGCTCTGGCTGCGGACATTGCTCCGCTGCTCGCAGCCGGTGATGTGCTTGCGCTGGAAGGGGATCTGGGCATGGGCAAGAGCTTTTTTGCCCGCGCTCTGCTGCGTGCGCGCGCAGATGATCCCTTGATGGAAGTGCCCAGTCCGACCTTCACACTGGTGCAGGGATATGACATTGCTTCGGGCGATGAAACGCTGGAGCTCTTCCATTTCGATCTTTACCGAATCAGCGACAGCGAAGAGCTTTATGAGATCGGCTTCGAGGAAGCATGGGAAACGGGAGCGGCCCTTGTGGAATGGCCCGACCGCGCCGATTATCTGATGCCCGCCTCGACACTCTGGCTGTCCTTTGTTCCCTCTCAAAGCGATGAAGCACGCAGGCTCACCCTTTCAGGCAATGCCAGCTGGGGCGAGCGCCTTGAGCGTCTTTGTGCCAAACGGCAATTGCTGATCGAGGCTGGTTGGGGCGATGCCCAGCGCAAGCCTATGGCCTCAGATCTGTCCCCACGTAGCTATGACCGCGTCCGGCATGCAGCCGACATGACGGTAGAGAGCAACGAGACCGCGCCCGCAAACAGCGACGCTCAAGAAGATCTCAATGGCCCGCATACTGCCATTTTAATGGATATGCCTGAGCGTGAGCCCGGCCCGCAACTTGCCGACGGACGTCTTTATGATCAGGCAGCCCATCGCGTGACAAAGCTTGCCCCGATGCTCTCCATTAGCGAAGGGCTAGAATCCTTGGGACTGAGAATTCCCGAACGCTATGGTGTGGCGGTTGATAAGGGCTTGATGTTGTGGGAAGACTTTGGCGCCATGACCCTTGCTGAAGGGCCGGAGACCCCTGTTGAGGCGCGTTATATGGCAACGGTCACAGCGCTGGCCGCTTTGCATCAACAGCCACTTCCTGATGCATTTGATGGCTCCGGTGGGCACCATGTCCTCTCCCGTTATGACAAAGCGGCATTCGAGGTCGAGCTGGATGTTTTCCTCGATCATTACTGGCCTCATATACACGGCCAGCCCTGCCCTCAAGACAAGCGGGCAGACTTCAAGGCCCTCTGGTCGCCGCTGCTTGATCGATTGGTGGAGGCGGAACTGGCTCTTGTTCTGCGCGATGTGCAAAACCCGAATTGCTTCTGGCTGGAAGCAGAAAAGGATGGGGGACGCATCGGCTTCATTGACTTTCAGGATTGTCTCATCGGACCGAGCGCCTACGATCTTGCGGCCCTCTGCATGGATGCCCGCGTAACCATTCCCGGCTCGCTCGCTCACGCGATGCTTGAGCATTACAAGGCCATCCGTGCGCTTGACAAAGCCCAGCGCACGGCCTTTGACGCAGCCTATCATCTTGCAGCCGCCCAGCGCATTTCGAAGAATCTAGGAGCCTTTGCCCGAGCAGCCAATCAAGCGGGGCGGACCTCCTATTTATCGCACATTCCACGCAGCCTTGCCTATCTGGCACGTAGCATGGACCACCCTCTTTTGAAGACCCTGCATGACTGGTATCAAGCTGAACAGCTGATACCGCTTTCTTCTGTCTGA
- a CDS encoding nucleotidyltransferase family protein, with amino-acid sequence MTTLKRPKTGMILAAGMGKRMRPLSAITPKPLIPVDGKAIIDRPLTALERAGVDRTVINVHYLADLIEVHVRQYDQFEIVISDERDALLETGGGVNKALPHLGNEPFYLLNSDSFWMEGSVPNLDLLAHYWVEETMDALLLLAPTVTAVGYKGRGDFLLDPHGRLRRRKAHEVSPYVYCGAAIMHPRLFKDAPAGAHSLNVEFDKAIENGRLYGLIMDGTWMHVGTPRDICSAERALAESATGGRLP; translated from the coding sequence ATGACCACGCTCAAACGCCCCAAAACCGGAATGATCCTCGCTGCCGGAATGGGCAAACGCATGCGACCTCTTTCTGCGATTACGCCCAAGCCCCTGATTCCGGTAGACGGAAAGGCGATCATCGACCGGCCTCTCACCGCGCTGGAACGGGCTGGAGTGGACCGCACTGTTATCAACGTGCATTATCTGGCCGACCTCATCGAGGTGCATGTCAGACAGTATGATCAATTCGAGATCGTCATTTCAGACGAGCGGGATGCCCTTCTGGAAACGGGCGGCGGCGTCAACAAGGCCCTGCCTCATCTGGGCAATGAGCCTTTCTATCTGCTCAATTCCGATAGCTTCTGGATGGAAGGATCGGTTCCCAACCTTGATCTTCTCGCGCATTACTGGGTCGAGGAAACAATGGACGCCCTGTTGCTTCTGGCTCCGACGGTAACTGCCGTTGGCTATAAAGGCCGGGGTGATTTTCTGCTTGACCCACATGGACGCCTACGGCGCCGCAAGGCGCACGAAGTCTCCCCATATGTCTATTGCGGTGCTGCCATCATGCATCCGCGCCTGTTCAAAGATGCTCCTGCAGGAGCCCACTCCCTGAATGTCGAATTCGACAAAGCCATTGAGAATGGTCGCCTCTATGGCCTCATCATGGATGGCACATGGATGCATGTGGGCACACCGCGTGATATCTGTAGCGCCGAGCGGGCGCTCGCCGAAAGCGCAACCGGTGGACGCCTACCCTGA